One genomic region from Microcella humidisoli encodes:
- a CDS encoding cysteine desulfurase family protein yields MTLIDLDQAATTATRREVLEAMWPWLTGDHGNPSSTHALGRRAADALADARSRIARLAGVRPAQVVFTSGGTESDNLAVIGLTLAAIARGRDRHVLVSAIEHEAVLESAAYLERWHGVEVGRIPVDADGVVDADAAIAALRPGTALVSVQAANNEVGTLQPLDAVLAAARAVGALVHTDAVQYAGWYPLAGLAALDAVTISGHKLGAPKGVGALLLPTGAAIEPLIHGGGQERDRRSGTENVAGAVGLAVALELAEAEREAHPLAALEARRDAFIAQVLATVPGARLTGHPSRRLPCHASFVVPGIGGEPLLIALDDRGILASSGSACAAGRDEPSPVLLAMDYDPDTARTAVRFSWGFSTIQESLDTAVRELAESAASLRGLG; encoded by the coding sequence ATGACCCTCATCGATCTCGACCAGGCGGCGACGACCGCGACCCGCCGCGAGGTGCTCGAGGCGATGTGGCCGTGGCTCACGGGGGATCACGGCAACCCCTCGTCGACGCACGCGCTCGGCCGCCGCGCCGCCGACGCCCTCGCGGATGCCCGCTCGCGCATCGCCCGACTCGCCGGCGTGCGCCCGGCGCAGGTCGTCTTCACGAGCGGCGGCACCGAATCCGACAACCTCGCCGTCATCGGCCTCACGCTCGCGGCCATCGCGCGCGGACGCGACCGGCACGTGCTCGTCAGCGCGATCGAGCACGAGGCCGTGCTCGAGTCGGCGGCGTACCTCGAGCGGTGGCACGGCGTGGAGGTCGGGCGCATCCCGGTTGACGCCGACGGCGTCGTGGATGCTGATGCCGCGATCGCCGCCCTCCGACCCGGCACGGCGCTCGTGAGCGTGCAGGCCGCCAACAACGAGGTGGGAACCCTCCAGCCGCTCGACGCGGTGCTCGCGGCCGCGCGCGCCGTGGGCGCCCTCGTGCACACCGACGCCGTGCAGTACGCCGGCTGGTATCCGCTGGCCGGGCTCGCCGCGCTCGACGCCGTCACGATCTCGGGGCACAAGCTCGGCGCCCCGAAGGGGGTCGGCGCGCTGCTGCTGCCGACGGGCGCGGCGATCGAGCCGCTCATCCACGGCGGGGGGCAGGAGCGCGACCGCCGCTCGGGCACGGAGAACGTGGCCGGAGCCGTGGGACTCGCCGTCGCGCTGGAACTCGCGGAGGCCGAGCGCGAGGCGCATCCGCTCGCCGCCCTCGAGGCGCGGCGCGACGCCTTCATCGCGCAGGTGCTCGCGACCGTGCCGGGCGCGCGCCTCACCGGCCACCCGTCCCGCCGCCTGCCATGCCACGCCTCGTTCGTCGTGCCGGGCATCGGCGGCGAGCCGCTGCTCATCGCGCTCGACGACCGCGGCATCCTCGCCTCGAGCGGCTCGGCGTGCGCGGCCGGCCGCGACGAGCCCTCACCCGTGCTGCTCGCGATGGACTACGACCCCGACACCGCCCGCACCGCGGTGCGCTTCAGCTGGGGCTTCTCCACAATTCAGGAGTCGCTCGACACCGCGGTGCGTGAGCTCGCCGAATCAGCGGCCTCGTTGCGCGGGTTGGGCTGA
- the nadC gene encoding carboxylating nicotinate-nucleotide diphosphorylase, with protein MSDELSGATLAAVTAIVDRALDEDAPWGDATSEAAIPAGATATARIVSRVDGVLAGGLALELAFTRVDPTLVVERHLADGDPLTPGAVVATITGPARGILRGERVALNLAQRLSGVATLTRRYVDAVAGAASASGEPVRLVDTRKTTPGLRVLEKAAVRAGGGHNHRFSLSDAVMLKDNHLAVLMAEGLDLTQAIRAVRSRIPHTMHLEVEVDRLDQLPAVIAADPDTIMLDNFALDDLRAGVALIAGRAIVEASGGVSLDSVRAIAETGVDVISVGALTHSAPALDLGLDIEITPGSGGDAGGAR; from the coding sequence ATGAGCGACGAGCTCAGCGGCGCGACCCTCGCGGCCGTCACGGCGATCGTCGATCGCGCGCTCGACGAGGATGCGCCCTGGGGCGACGCCACGAGCGAGGCCGCGATCCCCGCGGGCGCGACGGCCACCGCGCGCATCGTCAGCCGCGTCGACGGCGTGCTCGCCGGCGGCCTGGCGCTCGAACTCGCGTTCACGCGCGTCGATCCGACCCTTGTCGTCGAGCGGCACCTCGCCGACGGCGACCCGCTGACGCCGGGCGCGGTTGTTGCCACGATCACGGGCCCCGCGCGGGGAATCCTGCGCGGTGAGCGGGTCGCCCTCAACCTCGCGCAACGGCTGAGCGGCGTCGCGACCCTCACGCGCCGCTACGTCGACGCGGTCGCGGGCGCGGCCTCCGCATCCGGCGAACCGGTGCGCCTCGTCGACACGCGCAAGACCACGCCGGGGCTTCGCGTGCTCGAGAAGGCGGCCGTGCGCGCCGGCGGCGGCCACAACCACCGCTTCTCGCTGAGCGACGCCGTGATGCTAAAAGACAACCACCTCGCCGTGCTGATGGCGGAGGGACTCGATCTCACTCAAGCGATCCGCGCCGTGCGCTCGCGCATCCCGCACACCATGCACCTCGAGGTCGAGGTCGATCGGCTCGATCAGCTGCCCGCCGTGATCGCGGCCGACCCCGACACGATCATGCTCGACAACTTCGCGCTCGACGACCTGCGCGCGGGTGTCGCGCTCATCGCGGGCCGCGCGATCGTCGAGGCGAGCGGCGGCGTGAGCCTCGACAGCGTGCGCGCGATCGCCGAGACGGGTGTCGACGTCATCTCGGTCGGCGCGCTCACGCACAGCGCCCCGGCGCTCGACCTGGGGCTCGACATCGAGATCACTCCCGGATCGGGTGGCGATGCGGGCGGCGCGCGCTAG
- the nadB gene encoding L-aspartate oxidase, with protein MAHILVIGSGMAGLVAALRAARRHDVTIVTKDVLTAGSTAWAQGGIAAAVFPDDSAALHAHDTLIAGAGLSDPAAVDILCTEGPARVHDLVALGVAFDPAAGAVAPFDDVSGWARGLEAAHSVARVLHAGGDATGRVIETALAAAVREGRIRAREFARATSLIVRDGAIAGAVVEGPDGVEHVAADAVVLATGGNGRLYRHTTNPPVSTGDGVILAYAAGAAIADLEFVQFHPTVLAGGGLVSEAVRGEGATLLDAEGRRFMLEVDPRAELAPRDIVARAIARQMRAQDGQPVLLDATMLGAAVLAERFPTIDALVRATGVDWARQPVPVTPAAHYAMGGALTDMDGRTTVPGLFAVGETGSTGVHGANRLASNSLLEALVVGWRAGDAVGPAGSVPALPLPALAAAPPAPAAARVSTIQESLPTDQLDTPVPVSRAMAPDALLAGGVPWTADRIRDRAWQALGLERTGDEMADFARELGDARPADDEARSLLPLARLTAAAALARTESRGAHWRHDFPSTDPAQRVRRVVVRPDADSPELWRSDARTEVPA; from the coding sequence ATGGCCCACATCCTCGTCATCGGCAGCGGCATGGCCGGCCTCGTGGCCGCGCTGCGCGCCGCGCGCCGACACGACGTCACGATCGTCACGAAAGACGTGCTCACGGCCGGCTCGACCGCCTGGGCGCAGGGCGGCATCGCGGCCGCCGTGTTCCCCGACGACTCGGCCGCGCTGCACGCGCACGACACGCTCATCGCCGGGGCCGGGCTGAGCGATCCCGCGGCCGTCGATATCCTCTGCACCGAGGGGCCCGCCCGGGTGCACGACCTCGTCGCCCTCGGGGTGGCCTTCGACCCGGCGGCGGGCGCCGTTGCGCCCTTCGACGACGTGAGCGGCTGGGCCCGCGGGCTCGAGGCCGCCCACTCCGTTGCGCGCGTGCTGCACGCGGGCGGAGATGCCACCGGGCGCGTGATCGAGACGGCTCTGGCCGCCGCGGTGCGCGAGGGGCGCATCCGGGCTCGAGAATTCGCTCGCGCGACCTCGCTCATCGTGCGCGACGGGGCGATCGCCGGGGCGGTCGTAGAGGGGCCTGATGGGGTCGAGCACGTCGCGGCCGATGCCGTCGTGCTCGCGACGGGCGGCAACGGGCGGCTCTACCGGCACACGACCAACCCGCCCGTGTCGACCGGTGATGGCGTGATCCTCGCCTACGCGGCGGGCGCGGCGATCGCCGACCTCGAGTTCGTGCAGTTCCACCCGACCGTGCTGGCCGGGGGAGGCCTCGTCTCCGAAGCCGTGCGCGGCGAGGGCGCGACGCTGCTCGACGCCGAGGGCCGCCGCTTCATGCTCGAGGTCGACCCGCGAGCCGAGCTCGCGCCGCGCGACATCGTGGCGCGCGCGATCGCCCGCCAGATGCGGGCGCAGGATGGCCAGCCGGTGCTGCTCGACGCGACGATGCTCGGCGCCGCCGTGCTCGCCGAGCGCTTCCCGACGATCGACGCGCTCGTGCGCGCGACCGGCGTCGACTGGGCGCGTCAGCCCGTGCCCGTCACGCCCGCCGCGCACTACGCGATGGGCGGCGCGCTCACCGACATGGATGGCCGCACGACGGTTCCCGGCCTGTTCGCTGTGGGCGAAACCGGGTCGACGGGCGTGCACGGTGCCAACCGCCTCGCCTCCAACTCGCTGCTCGAGGCCCTCGTCGTCGGGTGGCGCGCGGGTGACGCCGTCGGCCCCGCGGGCTCGGTGCCGGCGCTGCCCCTGCCCGCCCTCGCGGCCGCGCCGCCCGCCCCGGCCGCCGCGCGCGTCTCCACAATTCAGGAGTCGTTGCCGACCGATCAGCTCGACACCCCGGTGCCGGTGAGCCGTGCGATGGCACCCGATGCCCTGCTCGCCGGAGGAGTCCCTTGGACGGCCGACCGCATCCGCGACCGCGCTTGGCAGGCCCTCGGTCTCGAGCGCACGGGCGACGAAATGGCCGATTTTGCCCGAGAACTCGGGGATGCCCGGCCCGCCGACGACGAGGCCCGCTCGCTGCTGCCGCTCGCGCGCCTGACCGCCGCGGCCGCGCTCGCGCGCACCGAATCGCGCGGCGCCCACTGGCGCCACGACTTCCCGTCGACCGACCCCGCGCAGCGCGTGCGGCGTGTCGTCGTGCGCCCCGATGCCGATTCTCCTGAATTGTGGAGATCGGATGCTCGCACGGAGGTGCCGGCATGA
- a CDS encoding SDR family oxidoreductase, producing the protein MTLLITGGTGTLGRPTVEALRAGGIEPRILSRRPGPAHVVADLQSGAGVPEALAGVDTVLHLATNRRSDARATQHLLQAARSAGVQHLVYLSIVGVDAVPLGYYRSKLACEELVAGSGVPFTILRATQFHDFVAGAFRAQRRLPRVIALDVPFQPISTAAVADRLVSLVGAAPADGRVDDLGGRAVLPMAELARQWLVARGSAPEAAEPRVVEWHAPGKLVGAYRAGLHTTGVPGPGIRFADWAVTTARQ; encoded by the coding sequence ATGACCCTGCTGATCACCGGCGGCACCGGAACCCTGGGCCGCCCCACCGTCGAGGCGCTGCGCGCGGGCGGGATCGAGCCGCGCATCCTGAGCCGCCGCCCAGGCCCCGCCCACGTCGTCGCCGACCTCCAGTCGGGTGCCGGCGTACCCGAGGCGCTCGCGGGCGTCGACACCGTGCTGCACCTCGCGACCAACCGGCGGTCGGATGCTCGCGCAACCCAGCACCTCCTGCAGGCCGCCCGTTCCGCGGGCGTGCAGCACCTCGTGTACCTGTCGATCGTCGGCGTCGACGCCGTGCCGCTCGGGTACTACCGCTCGAAGCTCGCGTGCGAAGAGCTCGTCGCCGGGTCGGGCGTGCCGTTCACGATCCTGCGCGCGACGCAGTTCCACGACTTCGTGGCGGGGGCCTTTCGCGCGCAGCGACGGCTGCCCCGGGTCATCGCGCTCGACGTGCCGTTCCAGCCGATCAGCACCGCGGCGGTCGCCGACCGGCTCGTGTCGCTCGTCGGCGCGGCGCCGGCGGACGGGCGCGTCGACGACCTCGGCGGGCGTGCGGTGCTGCCGATGGCCGAGCTCGCCCGGCAATGGCTCGTGGCGCGTGGCTCGGCACCCGAGGCCGCCGAGCCACGGGTCGTCGAGTGGCACGCGCCCGGCAAGCTCGTCGGCGCCTACCGTGCAGGGCTGCACACGACCGGGGTGCCCGGGCCGGGCATCCGCTTCGCCGACTGGGCCGTGACGACCGCCCGACAGTAG
- the nadA gene encoding quinolinate synthase NadA — MTAIDASVATTIRLITNGQAPGETCTPELDQGPWAFDSVPGYGPGSSMHDVIPTGSPRQGALPREYQDASNDELHARIRAAKEALGDRLVILGHFYQRDEVVQHADFLGDSFQLANAALTKPDAEYIVFCGVHFMAETADILARDSQRVILPNLAAGCSMADMADIDSVQAAWDELLSVYGSEPDAEGRAPIIPVTYMNSSAALKAFCGANGGIVCTSSNAKTVLEWAFERGQRVLFFPDQHLGRNTAKAMGVPLEQMPMWNPRKPLGGSTAQQLLDARVVLWHGFCSVHKRFTVGQVEKARAEHPGVRVVVHPECPMEVVDAADEAGSTDYIRRAVAGATSPTTFAIGTEVNMVNRLAAEYPQHTIFCLDPVICPCSTMYRIHPGYLAWVLEELVAGRVVNEIVVDAGVQADAKLALERMLAAKPRD; from the coding sequence ATGACCGCCATCGACGCCTCCGTCGCCACGACCATCCGCCTGATCACGAACGGCCAGGCGCCGGGCGAGACCTGCACCCCCGAGCTCGACCAGGGCCCGTGGGCCTTCGACTCCGTGCCCGGCTACGGCCCCGGCTCGTCGATGCACGACGTCATCCCCACCGGGTCACCGCGCCAGGGCGCCCTGCCGCGGGAGTACCAAGACGCCTCGAACGACGAGCTGCACGCGCGCATCCGTGCCGCGAAAGAGGCGCTCGGCGACCGCCTCGTGATCCTCGGCCACTTCTACCAGCGCGACGAGGTCGTGCAGCACGCCGACTTCCTCGGCGACTCGTTCCAGCTCGCCAACGCCGCCCTCACGAAGCCCGACGCCGAGTACATCGTGTTCTGCGGCGTGCATTTCATGGCCGAGACGGCCGACATCCTTGCGCGCGATTCGCAGCGCGTCATCCTGCCGAATCTGGCCGCGGGATGCTCGATGGCCGATATGGCCGACATCGACTCGGTGCAAGCGGCGTGGGACGAGCTGCTCTCGGTCTACGGTTCGGAGCCCGACGCCGAGGGCCGCGCGCCGATCATCCCCGTGACGTACATGAACTCCTCCGCCGCGCTCAAGGCGTTCTGCGGCGCGAACGGCGGCATCGTGTGCACGTCCTCGAACGCCAAGACCGTGCTCGAGTGGGCCTTCGAGCGCGGGCAGCGCGTGCTGTTCTTCCCCGACCAGCACCTCGGTCGCAACACCGCCAAGGCCATGGGCGTGCCGCTCGAGCAGATGCCCATGTGGAACCCGCGCAAGCCGCTCGGCGGCTCGACCGCTCAGCAGTTGCTCGACGCCCGCGTCGTGCTGTGGCACGGCTTCTGCAGCGTGCACAAGCGCTTCACGGTCGGGCAGGTCGAGAAGGCGCGCGCAGAGCACCCCGGCGTGCGGGTCGTCGTGCACCCGGAATGCCCCATGGAGGTCGTGGATGCGGCCGACGAGGCGGGCTCGACCGATTACATCCGGCGCGCCGTCGCGGGCGCCACGTCGCCGACCACGTTCGCCATCGGCACCGAGGTCAACATGGTCAACCGGCTCGCGGCCGAATACCCGCAGCACACGATCTTCTGCCTCGACCCCGTCATCTGCCCGTGCTCGACGATGTACCGCATCCACCCCGGCTACCTCGCCTGGGTGCTCGAGGAGCTCGTGGCCGGCCGCGTCGTCAACGAGATCGTCGTCGACGCGGGCGTGCAAGCCGACGCCAAGCTCGCCCTCGAGCGCATGCTCGCCGCGAAGCCGCGGGACTGA
- a CDS encoding NUDIX hydrolase, translating to MTTTIGLGLAVSTVIFALRADATGAPSVWLPLVRRTRDPYLDRWALPGGMVRVDESLEGAARRNLGETTRLEPTYLEQLYAFGDVDRSPDQRLVSIVYWALVRPDEAERVTLGENVRWFAADELPDLAFDHNLIVDYALWRLRTKMEYSRIAHAFLGPRFTLAELREVYEAVLRKPLDPANFRRQMETSGVIEPTGEVVTGGRHRPPRLYRYTGAVDLVDAGPLSRRATGAVRPDLRNSA from the coding sequence ATGACCACGACGATCGGCCTGGGGCTCGCCGTCTCGACCGTCATCTTCGCGCTGCGGGCCGACGCGACCGGCGCGCCGAGCGTCTGGCTGCCGCTCGTGCGCCGCACGCGCGACCCCTACCTCGACCGCTGGGCGCTGCCCGGCGGCATGGTGCGCGTCGACGAGAGCCTCGAGGGCGCGGCGCGCCGCAACCTCGGCGAGACGACGCGCCTCGAGCCCACCTACCTCGAGCAGCTCTACGCCTTCGGCGACGTCGACCGCTCGCCCGACCAGCGCTTGGTCTCGATCGTCTACTGGGCGCTCGTGCGTCCCGACGAGGCCGAGCGGGTAACCCTCGGCGAGAACGTGCGGTGGTTCGCCGCCGACGAGCTGCCCGACCTCGCCTTCGACCACAACCTCATCGTCGACTACGCCCTCTGGCGCCTGCGCACGAAGATGGAGTACTCCCGCATCGCCCACGCCTTCCTCGGCCCGCGGTTCACCCTCGCCGAGCTGCGCGAGGTGTATGAGGCCGTGCTGCGCAAGCCTCTCGATCCCGCGAACTTCCGGCGCCAGATGGAGACGAGCGGCGTCATCGAGCCCACGGGCGAGGTCGTCACGGGCGGCCGCCACCGCCCTCCGCGCCTCTACCGCTACACCGGCGCCGTCGACCTGGTCGACGCCGGCCCCCTGAGCCGCCGCGCCACGGGCGCGGTCCGGCCCGACCTGAGGAACTCCGCATGA
- the sigJ gene encoding RNA polymerase sigma factor SigJ, with product MSAFEAARPRLTGLAYRLLGSWAEAEDVVQDAWPKWAAVAGPGIANPDAYLTTMVTRLALTALDSARVRREQYVGPWLPEPVDTRADPALGAETAEDLDLATLLLLERLSGPERAALVLREAFAYDYACLAEVLGTSEAAARQLVSRGRRALEGQRRQRVDEAQRGQLLAAFVAAAQGGDLAALEAVLVDDAVAISDGGGVVSAARRPVHGAEQVARFVLGVLEKFGQGVRSIPVQANGETAFLAIAEGPEGVEPVALWALDIGDEGVRGVLIVRAPDKLARFAAAALSQIDGPPGRL from the coding sequence GTGTCCGCGTTCGAGGCGGCGCGGCCCCGGCTGACCGGCCTCGCCTACCGGCTGCTCGGATCCTGGGCCGAGGCGGAGGACGTCGTTCAGGATGCGTGGCCGAAGTGGGCGGCCGTCGCGGGACCGGGCATCGCCAACCCGGATGCCTACTTGACCACCATGGTCACCCGGCTCGCCCTCACCGCGCTCGACTCGGCGCGCGTGCGCCGCGAGCAGTACGTCGGCCCGTGGCTGCCCGAACCCGTCGACACGCGGGCCGACCCCGCTCTCGGTGCCGAGACGGCCGAGGACCTCGACCTCGCGACCCTGCTGCTGCTCGAGCGGCTGAGCGGGCCCGAGCGCGCCGCGCTCGTGCTGCGCGAGGCGTTCGCGTACGACTACGCGTGCCTCGCCGAGGTGCTCGGCACGAGCGAGGCCGCCGCGCGGCAGCTCGTCTCGCGCGGGCGCCGGGCCCTCGAGGGCCAGCGGCGGCAACGGGTCGATGAGGCCCAGCGGGGCCAGCTGCTCGCGGCCTTTGTCGCGGCCGCCCAAGGCGGCGACCTGGCCGCGCTCGAAGCCGTGCTCGTCGACGACGCCGTGGCGATCAGCGACGGCGGTGGAGTCGTGAGCGCCGCGCGCCGGCCCGTGCACGGCGCCGAGCAGGTCGCGCGCTTCGTGCTGGGCGTGCTCGAGAAGTTCGGGCAGGGTGTGCGCAGCATCCCGGTGCAGGCGAACGGCGAGACCGCCTTCCTCGCCATCGCGGAGGGGCCGGAGGGCGTCGAGCCCGTCGCGCTGTGGGCGCTCGACATCGGCGACGAGGGGGTGCGCGGGGTGCTCATCGTGCGGGCGCCCGACAAGCTCGCGCGCTTCGCAGCCGCCGCTCTGTCACAGATCGACGGCCCGCCCGGTCGACTCTGA